A stretch of the Tardiphaga sp. 709 genome encodes the following:
- a CDS encoding flavin-dependent oxidoreductase gives MTVLIAGGGIGGLTLALSLHQIGVPCRVFESVPALRPLGVGINVLPHAVRELIELGLHDQLDASGVRTRELAFFSKHGKPIWSEPRGIEAGYKWPQFSIHRGRLQQILLDTAIERLGAENILTSRHLTGWTETPDGIRADFIDKATGKSAGSHDGTLLIAADGIHSAIRQKLYPQEGAPLWNGRILWRGITKSDAFLTGRTMIMAGHEILKFVCYPISQAPDADGKYDINWVAERHMPPTYEWRREDYNRAARLDEFLPWFKDWRFDWLDVPGLISNCPHAYEYPLVDRDPVDRWTFGRVTLMGDAAHPMYPIGSNGASQAILDARVLTREILAKGEVPAALEAYEAERRPATTDLVMLNRRNGPEQVMQIVEERAPGGFNVVTDVLSQQELEDIAANYKRVAGFQVEGLNAKPPIVSIPEPSQLSSAG, from the coding sequence ATGACCGTTCTCATTGCAGGCGGCGGAATTGGCGGACTGACGCTTGCGCTCAGCCTGCACCAGATCGGCGTGCCATGCCGCGTGTTTGAAAGCGTGCCGGCGCTCAGGCCGCTCGGCGTCGGCATCAATGTGCTGCCGCATGCGGTGCGCGAGCTGATCGAACTCGGCCTGCACGACCAGCTCGACGCGTCCGGCGTGCGCACCCGCGAACTCGCCTTCTTCTCCAAACACGGCAAGCCGATCTGGAGCGAACCGCGCGGCATCGAGGCCGGCTACAAATGGCCGCAGTTCTCGATCCACCGCGGCAGGCTGCAGCAGATCCTGCTCGACACCGCCATCGAACGCCTCGGCGCGGAGAACATCCTCACCAGCCGTCATTTGACCGGCTGGACGGAAACGCCGGACGGCATTCGCGCCGACTTCATCGACAAGGCCACCGGCAAATCCGCCGGCAGCCATGACGGCACGCTGTTGATCGCCGCCGATGGCATCCATTCGGCGATCCGGCAGAAGCTATATCCGCAGGAAGGCGCGCCGCTCTGGAATGGCCGCATTCTGTGGCGCGGCATCACCAAGAGCGATGCGTTCCTGACCGGCCGCACCATGATCATGGCCGGCCATGAGATCCTGAAATTCGTCTGCTACCCGATCTCGCAGGCACCCGATGCCGATGGCAAATACGACATCAACTGGGTGGCCGAACGGCACATGCCGCCAACCTATGAGTGGCGCCGCGAAGACTACAACCGCGCCGCGCGGCTCGATGAATTCCTGCCCTGGTTCAAGGACTGGCGCTTCGACTGGCTCGACGTGCCCGGCCTGATCAGCAACTGTCCGCACGCCTATGAATATCCGCTGGTCGATCGCGATCCGGTCGATCGCTGGACCTTCGGCCGCGTGACGCTGATGGGCGACGCTGCGCATCCGATGTATCCGATCGGCTCCAACGGCGCGTCGCAGGCCATTCTCGACGCCCGCGTACTGACGCGTGAAATTCTCGCCAAAGGTGAAGTACCAGCCGCGCTCGAAGCCTATGAGGCTGAACGACGTCCCGCGACCACCGACCTCGTGATGCTGAACCGCCGCAACGGACCGGAACAGGTCATGCAGATCGTCGAGGAGCGCGCGCCTGGGGGCTTCAATGTCGTGACCGACGTGCTGTCGCAGCAGGAACTCGAAGACATCGCCGCCAACTACAAGCGCGTCGCCGGATTTCAGGTTGAAGGCCTCAATGCGAAACCGCCGATTGTGTCGATACCGGAGCCATCGCAACTCTCAAGCGCAGGCTGA
- a CDS encoding PAS domain-containing protein: MSNQIKPSGRETFFPASELIVSKTDLKGRMTYVNRLFCKMAGYTEAELLGQPHSLIRHPDMPRSVFKLLWDTVEERREIFAFVKNMASNGDHYWVFAHVTPSYGLDGKVAGYHSNRRVPAPDLIKKTIAPLYAEVLAIEKRHVNGKESLAAGYKALTDFVASKKVSYDELMFSLKSAA; encoded by the coding sequence ATGTCCAACCAGATTAAGCCGAGCGGCCGCGAGACTTTCTTTCCGGCTTCGGAGCTCATCGTATCCAAGACGGATCTCAAGGGTCGCATGACCTATGTAAATCGTCTGTTCTGCAAGATGGCCGGCTATACCGAAGCCGAGTTGCTCGGCCAGCCCCACAGTCTCATCCGTCATCCCGACATGCCGCGCAGTGTCTTCAAGCTGCTCTGGGACACGGTCGAGGAGCGCCGCGAGATTTTCGCCTTCGTGAAGAACATGGCGAGCAATGGCGATCATTACTGGGTCTTCGCCCATGTCACGCCGTCCTACGGCCTCGACGGCAAGGTCGCCGGCTATCATTCCAATCGCCGCGTGCCCGCGCCGGATCTTATCAAGAAGACCATCGCACCACTCTATGCCGAAGTCTTGGCCATCGAGAAACGGCACGTGAACGGCAAGGAATCCCTCGCCGCCGGCTACAAGGCCCTTACCGATTTCGTTGCATCCAAGAAGGTTAGCTATGACGAACTTATGTTTTCTCTCAAGAGCGCAGCTTAG
- a CDS encoding methyl-accepting chemotaxis protein, with amino-acid sequence MTNLCFLSRAQLSTLVVIAGSVLALVLQFFGLLVAAMVCQAVAIAAAIVALVLMGKTARLIEKARIACQRIAQGDFEARILGIPVRGVTGELLHSVNDMIDGCDAFVRESTAAMAALNDNKYYRRILPGGLHGGLLHGAKAMNAATDSIADRIKNFERQTSQLESTVSGIVSALDSGAVEMSSTAGNLRTGASSTLTRVTSVAAASEQASANMQSVASATARLSSSASEVGADVNRSAAIAGRAVERVADAASNVDVLRAVAVRISEVVTSINVIASQTNLLALNATIEAARAGDAGRGFAVVAHEVKALATQTANFTAEIEKEIGQVQSATDKVSSSITEIGTVIAEVNEITGKVASASEAQSAATADIARNIDEAFAVVREISTNIQSLATTAKDTEQLATSTMVASGDLSSQSGLLTKEIRGYLGEARQNLVRQAAAR; translated from the coding sequence ATGACGAACTTATGTTTTCTCTCAAGAGCGCAGCTTAGCACGCTCGTCGTCATTGCCGGCTCTGTGCTTGCTCTGGTACTTCAGTTCTTCGGTCTTCTAGTCGCAGCCATGGTCTGCCAGGCCGTTGCGATCGCGGCGGCAATTGTCGCGCTTGTCCTGATGGGCAAGACGGCGCGCCTGATCGAAAAGGCGCGTATCGCTTGTCAGCGCATCGCGCAGGGAGATTTCGAGGCCCGTATCCTTGGAATCCCGGTGCGCGGCGTCACCGGCGAGTTGCTGCACAGCGTCAATGACATGATCGATGGTTGCGATGCCTTCGTGCGTGAATCCACCGCGGCGATGGCGGCGCTCAACGACAACAAATACTACCGGCGCATCCTGCCGGGCGGATTGCATGGCGGCCTGTTGCACGGCGCGAAGGCGATGAACGCGGCGACCGACAGTATCGCCGACCGCATCAAGAATTTCGAGCGCCAGACCAGCCAGCTCGAATCCACCGTGAGTGGCATCGTATCCGCACTCGACAGCGGCGCGGTCGAGATGAGCAGCACCGCAGGGAATCTGCGGACCGGTGCATCCTCGACATTGACCCGCGTCACATCGGTGGCGGCGGCATCCGAACAGGCGTCCGCCAACATGCAGTCGGTGGCTTCGGCCACCGCGCGGCTGTCATCCAGTGCCAGCGAAGTCGGCGCCGACGTCAATCGCTCGGCCGCAATTGCCGGCCGCGCCGTCGAACGCGTCGCCGATGCAGCCAGCAATGTGGACGTGCTTCGCGCCGTTGCGGTGCGCATCAGCGAGGTCGTGACTTCGATCAATGTGATTGCCAGCCAGACCAACCTGCTGGCGCTGAACGCAACGATCGAAGCGGCCCGTGCAGGCGATGCCGGTCGCGGCTTTGCCGTGGTGGCGCATGAAGTAAAGGCGCTGGCGACACAGACCGCCAACTTCACCGCCGAGATCGAAAAAGAAATCGGCCAGGTTCAGTCGGCCACCGACAAGGTCTCCTCATCGATCACGGAGATCGGCACCGTGATCGCGGAAGTGAACGAGATCACCGGTAAGGTCGCGAGTGCCTCGGAAGCGCAGTCCGCGGCAACAGCCGATATCGCGCGCAACATCGATGAGGCCTTCGCCGTGGTGCGCGAGATTTCAACCAACATTCAGTCGCTGGCAACGACCGCCAAGGACACCGAACAACTCGCCACATCGACCATGGTGGCATCCGGCGATCTGTCGTCGCAGTCGGGATTGCTGACCAAGGAAATCCGCGGCTATCTCGGCGAGGCCCGGCAGAATCTGGTACGCCAGGCCGCCGCGCGCTGA
- a CDS encoding LysR family transcriptional regulator: MNLAALDLNLLVALDALLLEGNVGRAAMRIGLSQPAASHALRRLRDVLGDPLLVRVGARMELTPRAQALRGPLAQTLEQVRGLFIPDVFDARQSDRHFRLMMPDLAVELLMPPLMKKLDSIAPGVRINVVPWRGPSIMTAEFARSLDMVISIGNAFNGFHRQLLYVDSDALAVRKGHPAAARLKTTEGFLKARHVAVVLRGQSEDLIDDWLHSKKLERRIALVVPSYIEALHVAARTDLVAFVPRRLIAALAQPLSLTTIAPPFDPGNDEQFVFTPTRAQFDSGSIWLRKIMLETGRELDPPKRRTG; this comes from the coding sequence ATGAATTTAGCCGCGCTCGATCTCAATCTGCTTGTCGCGCTCGATGCATTGCTGCTGGAAGGCAATGTCGGCCGAGCCGCGATGCGGATCGGCCTGTCGCAACCGGCGGCGAGCCACGCGCTGCGCAGGCTGCGTGACGTTCTCGGCGATCCCCTGCTCGTCCGCGTCGGCGCCCGCATGGAGCTGACGCCGCGCGCGCAGGCCCTGCGCGGTCCACTTGCCCAGACACTGGAGCAGGTGCGCGGACTGTTCATTCCGGATGTCTTCGATGCCCGCCAGAGCGACCGGCACTTTCGGCTGATGATGCCGGATCTGGCCGTCGAACTGCTGATGCCACCATTGATGAAGAAGCTCGACAGCATCGCGCCGGGCGTCCGGATCAACGTCGTGCCATGGCGCGGCCCGTCGATCATGACGGCGGAATTCGCCCGCAGCCTCGACATGGTGATCAGCATCGGTAACGCTTTCAACGGCTTCCATCGTCAGTTGCTCTATGTCGATTCCGACGCCCTCGCCGTCCGCAAGGGCCATCCGGCGGCGGCGCGCCTGAAGACCACCGAGGGATTTCTCAAAGCTCGCCATGTTGCCGTGGTGCTCCGAGGCCAGAGCGAAGATCTGATCGACGACTGGCTGCACAGCAAGAAGCTCGAGCGACGGATTGCCCTCGTCGTGCCGAGCTATATCGAGGCGCTGCATGTCGCCGCACGGACCGATCTCGTGGCCTTTGTGCCGCGACGCCTGATTGCCGCATTGGCTCAGCCGCTATCGCTCACGACAATTGCGCCGCCATTCGATCCCGGCAACGACGAGCAGTTCGTGTTCACGCCGACACGCGCGCAATTCGATTCCGGCTCGATCTGGCTCCGCAAGATCATGCTGGAAACCGGCCGCGAGCTCGATCCGCCAAAGCGCCGTACGGGCTGA
- a CDS encoding nuclear transport factor 2 family protein produces the protein MSTADNKKLIQQVYSDSANRSGSTFADHLADDACWIVVGQYSWGRTFKGKDAILNGLMGHFRSLFDIRPRTVASNFIAEGNLVVVEAKGDNVTKTGDRYDNDYCMVWRVENGKITMIKEYCDTALVERVLGPFPEEMVRVPA, from the coding sequence ATGAGCACGGCAGACAACAAGAAGCTTATTCAGCAGGTCTATAGCGATTCAGCCAACCGCAGCGGCTCCACCTTCGCCGATCATCTCGCCGATGATGCATGCTGGATCGTGGTCGGTCAGTATTCCTGGGGACGGACCTTCAAGGGGAAGGACGCGATCCTCAATGGCCTGATGGGACATTTCAGGTCGCTGTTCGATATTCGACCGCGCACGGTCGCGTCCAATTTCATTGCGGAAGGCAATCTGGTGGTGGTCGAGGCCAAGGGCGACAACGTTACCAAAACGGGTGATCGTTACGACAACGACTACTGCATGGTGTGGCGTGTCGAGAACGGCAAGATCACCATGATCAAGGAATATTGCGATACGGCACTGGTGGAACGGGTGCTGGGTCCTTTCCCCGAAGAGATGGTACGCGTGCCTGCCTGA